The proteins below are encoded in one region of Cygnus olor isolate bCygOlo1 chromosome 19, bCygOlo1.pri.v2, whole genome shotgun sequence:
- the KCNT1 gene encoding potassium channel subfamily T member 1 isoform X6 has protein sequence MARAKLKNSPSESNSHVKTVPPATTEDVHGVSPLLPARRMGSLGSDVGQRPHAEDFSVDSSFSQVQVEFYVNENTFKERLKLFFIKNQRSSLRIRLFNFSLKLLTCLLYIVRVLLDNPEEGIGCWECEKQNYTLFNQSTKINWSHIFWVDRKLPLWAVQVSIALISFLETMLLIYLSYKGNIWEQIFRISFILEMINTVPFIITIFWPPLRNLFIPVFLNCWLAKYALENMINDLHRAIQRTQSAMFNQVLILICTLLCLVFTGTCGIQHLERAGEKLSLFKSFYFCIVTFSTVGYGDVTPKIWPSQLLVVIMICVALVVLPLQFEELVYLWMERQKSGGNYSRHRAQTEKHVVLCVSSLKIDLLMDFLNEFYAHPRLQDYYVVILCPTEMDIQVRRVLQIPLWSQRVIYLQGSALKDQDLMRAKMDNGEACFILSSRNEVDRTAADHQTILRAWAVKDFAPNCPLYVQILKPENKFHVKFADHVVCEEECKYAMLALNCVCPATSTLITLLVHTSRGQEGQESPEQWQRMYGRCSGNEVYHIRMGDSKFFMEYEGKSFTYAAFHAHKKYGVCLIGIRREENKSILLNPGPRHIMAASDTCFYINITKEENSAFIFKQEEKQKKKGFAGRGTYDGPSRLPVHSIIASMGTVAMDLQNTECRPANSSKLALPAENGSGNRRPSIAPVLELADTSSLLPCDLLSDQSEDEMTQSDEEGSAVVEYVKGYPPNSPYIGSSPTLCHLLPEKAPFCCLRLDKGCKHNSFEDAKAYGFKNKLIIVSAETAGNGLYNFIVPLRAYYRSRKELNPIVLLLDNKPEHHFLEAICCFPMVYYMEGTIDNLDSLLQCGIIYADNLVVVDKESTMSAEEDYMADAKTIVNVQTMFRLFPSLSIITELTHPSNMRFMQFRAKDSYSLALSKLEKKERENGSNLAFMFRLPFAAGRVFSISMLDTLLYQSFVKDYMITITRLLLGLDTTPGSGYLCAMKITEDDLWIRTYGRLFQKLCSSSAEIPIGIYRTESHMFATSEPHDIRTQSQISINVEDCEDTKDVKEHWGIKTSHHRNSCSSDQSEHPLLRRKSMQWARRLSRKGNKHSSKTAEWISQQRLSLYRRSERQELSELVKNRMKHLGLPTTGYDEMNDHQNTLSYVLINPPPDTRLELNDIVYLIRSDPLAHVANDGHSRKSSCSNKLGPCNPETRDETQL, from the exons GGTGCAGGTGGAGTTCTACGTGAATGAGAACACCTTCAAGGAGCGCCTGAAGCTCTTCTTCATCAAAAACCAGCGGTCGA GTCTGAGGATCCGGCTCTTCAACTTCTCGCTGAAGCTGCTCACCTGCCTGCTCTACATCGTCCGCGTCCTGCTCGACAACCCGGAGGAGGGCATAGGCTG CTGGGAATGCGAAAAGCAGAACTACACGCTCTTCAACCAGTCCACAAAGATAAACTG GTCACATATCTTCTGGGTGGATAGAAAACTGCCACTGTGGGCTGTTCAG GTCAGCATAGCTCTGATCAGCTTCCTGGAGACCATGCTGCTCATCTATCTCAGCTACAAG GGGAACATCTGGGAACAGATTTTCCGCATTTCTTTCATCCTCGAGATGATCAACACAGTGCCCTTCATTATCACG ATATTCTGGCCTCCTCTGCGGAATTTGTTCATCCCCGTTTTTCTGAACTGCTGGCTTGCCAAGTACGCCCTGGAAAACATGATA AACGACCTGCACCGAGCCATCCAACGGACCCAGTCGGCGATGTTCAACCAGGTGCTCATCCTGATCTGCACCCTGCTCTGTCTCGTTTTCACGGG cacctgcgGCATCCAGCATTTAGAAAGAGCAGGTGAGAAGCTCTCCCTCTTCAAGTCCTTCTACTTCTGCATCGTCACCTTTTCCACGGTGGGCTACGGAGACGTGACACCAAAGATCTGGCCTTCCCAGCTCCTCGTCGTCATCATGATCTGCGTTGCCCTGGTCGTGCTGCCGCTGCAG TTCGAGGAGCTCGTCTACCTGTGGATGGAGCGGCAGAAGTCGGGAGGCAACTACAGCCGTCATCGGGCCCAGACAGAGAAGCACGTTGTGCTGTGCGTCAGCTCCCTCAAGATCGACCTCCTCATGGACTTCCTCAACGAGTTCTATGCCCACCCGCGCCTGCAG gaCTACTACGTGGTGATACTGTGCCCCACGGAGATGGATATCCAGGTGCGGCGGGTCCTGCAGATCCCGCTGTGGTCGCAGCGGGTCATCTACCTCCAGGGCTCCGCGCTGAAGGACCAGGACCTCATGAGAGCCAA GATGGACAATGGAGAAGCCTGCTTCATCCTCAGCAGCCGAAACGAGGTGGACCGCACGGCAGCG GACCACCAAACCATCCTGAGAGCCTGGGCTGTGAAAGATTTTGCTCCAAACTGCCCTCTCTATGTTCAGATCTTAAAGCCGGAGAACAAGTTTCACGTGAAGTTTGCCG ATCACGTCGTCTGCGAGGAGGAGTGCAAGTACGCCATGCTGGCGCTTAACTGCGTCTGCCCCGCCACCTCCACGCTCATCACGCTGCTGGTGCACACCTCCCGAGGCCA GGAGGGCCAGGAGTCCCCAGAGCAGTGGCAGAGGATGTACGGGCGCTGCTCAGGCAATGAGGTCTACCACATCCGCATGGGCGACAGCAAGTTCTTCATGGAGTACGAGGGGAAAAGCTTCACCTACGCCGCCTTCCACGCACACAAGAA GTACGGCGTCTGCCTGATCGGCATCCGGAGGGAGGAGAACAAGAGCATCCTGCTGAACCCCGGCCCGCGGCACATCATGGCCGCGTCCGACACCTGCTTCTACATCAACATCACCAAGGAGGAGAACTCTGCCTTCATCTTcaagcaggaggagaagcagaagaagaagGGCTTTGCGGGCAGGGGCACCTACGACGGCCCGTCCCGCCTGCCCGTGCACAGCATCATCGCCAGCATGG GTACAGTGGCCATGGACCTGCAGAACACCGAGTGCCGCCCCGCCAACAGCAGCAAGCTGGCGCTGCCGGCGGAGAACGGCTCGGGCAACCGCAGGCCCAGCATCGCGCCCGTCCTCGAGCTGGCCGACACCTcgtccctgctgccctgcgACCTGCTCAGCGACCAGTCGGAAGACGAGATGACGCAGTCGGATGAGGAGGGCTCAGCGGTGGTGGA gtaCGTGAAAGGCTACCCACCGAACTCCCCCTACATCGGGAGCTCCCCAACCCTGTGCCACCTTTTACCAGAGAAGGCCCCGTTCTGCTGCCTGAGGCTGGACAAG GGCTGCAAGCACAACAGCTTCGAAGACGCCAAGGCCTATGGGTTTAAGAACAAGCTGATCATCGTGTCGGCAGAGACGGCTGGCAACGGACTGTATAACTTCATTGTCCCCCTTCGTGCGTACTACCGGTCCCGCAAAGAGTTAAACCCGATTGTGTTGCTTCTGGACAACAA GCCAGAGCACCACTTTCTGGAAGCCATCTGCTGTTTCCCCATGGTTTACTACATGGAAGGCACGATCGATAA CCTGGACAGCTTGCTGCAGTGCGGCATCATCTACGCCGACAACCTGGTGGTGGTGGACAAGGAGAGCACGATGAGCGCGGAGGAGGACTACATGGCCGATGCCAAGACGATCGTCAACGTCCAGACCATGTTCAG GCTCTTTCCCAGCCTCAGCATCATCACGGAGCTGACCCACCCCTCCAACATGAGGTTCATGCAGTTCAGAGCGAAGGACAGTTACTCGTTAGCCCTTTCCAAGCTAGAAAAG AAAGAGCGCGAGAACGGCTCCAACCTGGCCTTCATGTTCCGCCTGCCCTTCGCGGCCGGCCGGGTCTTCAGCATCAGCATGCTGGACACGCTGCTCTACCAG TCGTTCGTGAAGGACTACATGATCACCAtcaccaggctgctgctgggccttGATACCACGCCGGGCTCCGGCTACCTCTGCGCG aTGAAGATCACGGAGGACGACCTGTGGATCCGGACGTACGGCCGCCTCTTCCAGaagctctgctcctccagcgCAGAGATTCCCATTGGCATCTACCGCACGGAGTCGCACATGTTCGCCACCTCTGAG CCCCACGACATCAGAACGCAG TCACAGATCTCCATCAATGTTGAGGACTGCGAGGACACGAAGGACGTGAAGGAGCACTGGGGCATCAAGACGAGCCACCACAGGAACTCGTGCTCCAGCGACCAGTCCGAGCACCCGCTGCTGCGGCGCAAGAGCATGCAGTGGGCGCGCCGGCTGAGCAGGAAGGGCAACAAGCACTCCAGCAAGACGGCCGAGTGGATCAGCCAGCAGCGGCTCAGCCTGTACCGACGCTCGGAGAGGCAGGAGCTGTCGGAGCTCGTCAAAAACCGCATGAAGCACCTGGGCCTGCCCACCACCGGGTACG ACGAGATGAACGACCACCAGAACACCTTGTCCTACGTCCTGATCAATCCTCCCCCGGACACGCGGCTGGAGCTCAACGACATCGT GTACCTGATCCGCTCGGACCCGCTGGCGCACGTGGCCAACGACGGGCACAGCCgcaagagcagctgcagcaacaaGCTGGGCCCCTGCAACCCCGAGACGCGGGACGAGACCCAGCTCTGA
- the KCNT1 gene encoding potassium channel subfamily T member 1 isoform X3 has translation MARAKLKNSPSESNSHVKTVPPATTEDVHGVSPLLPARRMGSLGSDVGQRPHAEDFSVDSSFSQVQVEFYVNENTFKERLKLFFIKNQRSSLRIRLFNFSLKLLTCLLYIVRVLLDNPEEGIGCWECEKQNYTLFNQSTKINWSHIFWVDRKLPLWAVQVSIALISFLETMLLIYLSYKGNIWEQIFRISFILEMINTVPFIITIFWPPLRNLFIPVFLNCWLAKYALENMINDLHRAIQRTQSAMFNQVLILICTLLCLVFTGTCGIQHLERAGEKLSLFKSFYFCIVTFSTVGYGDVTPKIWPSQLLVVIMICVALVVLPLQFEELVYLWMERQKSGGNYSRHRAQTEKHVVLCVSSLKIDLLMDFLNEFYAHPRLQDYYVVILCPTEMDIQVRRVLQIPLWSQRVIYLQGSALKDQDLMRAKMDNGEACFILSSRNEVDRTAADHQTILRAWAVKDFAPNCPLYVQILKPENKFHVKFADHVVCEEECKYAMLALNCVCPATSTLITLLVHTSRGQEGQESPEQWQRMYGRCSGNEVYHIRMGDSKFFMEYEGKSFTYAAFHAHKKYGVCLIGIRREENKSILLNPGPRHIMAASDTCFYINITKEENSAFIFKQEEKQKKKGFAGRGTYDGPSRLPVHSIIASMGTVAMDLQNTECRPANSSKLALPAENGSGNRRPSIAPVLELADTSSLLPCDLLSDQSEDEMTQSDEEGSAVVEYVKGYPPNSPYIGSSPTLCHLLPEKAPFCCLRLDKGCKHNSFEDAKAYGFKNKLIIVSAETAGNGLYNFIVPLRAYYRSRKELNPIVLLLDNKPEHHFLEAICCFPMVYYMEGTIDNLDSLLQCGIIYADNLVVVDKESTMSAEEDYMADAKTIVNVQTMFRLFPSLSIITELTHPSNMRFMQFRAKDSYSLALSKLEKKERENGSNLAFMFRLPFAAGRVFSISMLDTLLYQSFVKDYMITITRLLLGLDTTPGSGYLCAMKITEDDLWIRTYGRLFQKLCSSSAEIPIGIYRTESHMFATSEPHDIRTQISINVEDCEDTKDVKEHWGIKTSHHRNSCSSDQSEHPLLRRKSMQWARRLSRKGNKHSSKTAEWISQQRLSLYRRSERQELSELVKNRMKHLGLPTTGYEDVANLTASDVMNRVNLGYLQDEMNDHQNTLSYVLINPPPDTRLELNDIVYLIRSDPLAHVANDGHSRKSSCSNKLGPCNPETRDETQL, from the exons GGTGCAGGTGGAGTTCTACGTGAATGAGAACACCTTCAAGGAGCGCCTGAAGCTCTTCTTCATCAAAAACCAGCGGTCGA GTCTGAGGATCCGGCTCTTCAACTTCTCGCTGAAGCTGCTCACCTGCCTGCTCTACATCGTCCGCGTCCTGCTCGACAACCCGGAGGAGGGCATAGGCTG CTGGGAATGCGAAAAGCAGAACTACACGCTCTTCAACCAGTCCACAAAGATAAACTG GTCACATATCTTCTGGGTGGATAGAAAACTGCCACTGTGGGCTGTTCAG GTCAGCATAGCTCTGATCAGCTTCCTGGAGACCATGCTGCTCATCTATCTCAGCTACAAG GGGAACATCTGGGAACAGATTTTCCGCATTTCTTTCATCCTCGAGATGATCAACACAGTGCCCTTCATTATCACG ATATTCTGGCCTCCTCTGCGGAATTTGTTCATCCCCGTTTTTCTGAACTGCTGGCTTGCCAAGTACGCCCTGGAAAACATGATA AACGACCTGCACCGAGCCATCCAACGGACCCAGTCGGCGATGTTCAACCAGGTGCTCATCCTGATCTGCACCCTGCTCTGTCTCGTTTTCACGGG cacctgcgGCATCCAGCATTTAGAAAGAGCAGGTGAGAAGCTCTCCCTCTTCAAGTCCTTCTACTTCTGCATCGTCACCTTTTCCACGGTGGGCTACGGAGACGTGACACCAAAGATCTGGCCTTCCCAGCTCCTCGTCGTCATCATGATCTGCGTTGCCCTGGTCGTGCTGCCGCTGCAG TTCGAGGAGCTCGTCTACCTGTGGATGGAGCGGCAGAAGTCGGGAGGCAACTACAGCCGTCATCGGGCCCAGACAGAGAAGCACGTTGTGCTGTGCGTCAGCTCCCTCAAGATCGACCTCCTCATGGACTTCCTCAACGAGTTCTATGCCCACCCGCGCCTGCAG gaCTACTACGTGGTGATACTGTGCCCCACGGAGATGGATATCCAGGTGCGGCGGGTCCTGCAGATCCCGCTGTGGTCGCAGCGGGTCATCTACCTCCAGGGCTCCGCGCTGAAGGACCAGGACCTCATGAGAGCCAA GATGGACAATGGAGAAGCCTGCTTCATCCTCAGCAGCCGAAACGAGGTGGACCGCACGGCAGCG GACCACCAAACCATCCTGAGAGCCTGGGCTGTGAAAGATTTTGCTCCAAACTGCCCTCTCTATGTTCAGATCTTAAAGCCGGAGAACAAGTTTCACGTGAAGTTTGCCG ATCACGTCGTCTGCGAGGAGGAGTGCAAGTACGCCATGCTGGCGCTTAACTGCGTCTGCCCCGCCACCTCCACGCTCATCACGCTGCTGGTGCACACCTCCCGAGGCCA GGAGGGCCAGGAGTCCCCAGAGCAGTGGCAGAGGATGTACGGGCGCTGCTCAGGCAATGAGGTCTACCACATCCGCATGGGCGACAGCAAGTTCTTCATGGAGTACGAGGGGAAAAGCTTCACCTACGCCGCCTTCCACGCACACAAGAA GTACGGCGTCTGCCTGATCGGCATCCGGAGGGAGGAGAACAAGAGCATCCTGCTGAACCCCGGCCCGCGGCACATCATGGCCGCGTCCGACACCTGCTTCTACATCAACATCACCAAGGAGGAGAACTCTGCCTTCATCTTcaagcaggaggagaagcagaagaagaagGGCTTTGCGGGCAGGGGCACCTACGACGGCCCGTCCCGCCTGCCCGTGCACAGCATCATCGCCAGCATGG GTACAGTGGCCATGGACCTGCAGAACACCGAGTGCCGCCCCGCCAACAGCAGCAAGCTGGCGCTGCCGGCGGAGAACGGCTCGGGCAACCGCAGGCCCAGCATCGCGCCCGTCCTCGAGCTGGCCGACACCTcgtccctgctgccctgcgACCTGCTCAGCGACCAGTCGGAAGACGAGATGACGCAGTCGGATGAGGAGGGCTCAGCGGTGGTGGA gtaCGTGAAAGGCTACCCACCGAACTCCCCCTACATCGGGAGCTCCCCAACCCTGTGCCACCTTTTACCAGAGAAGGCCCCGTTCTGCTGCCTGAGGCTGGACAAG GGCTGCAAGCACAACAGCTTCGAAGACGCCAAGGCCTATGGGTTTAAGAACAAGCTGATCATCGTGTCGGCAGAGACGGCTGGCAACGGACTGTATAACTTCATTGTCCCCCTTCGTGCGTACTACCGGTCCCGCAAAGAGTTAAACCCGATTGTGTTGCTTCTGGACAACAA GCCAGAGCACCACTTTCTGGAAGCCATCTGCTGTTTCCCCATGGTTTACTACATGGAAGGCACGATCGATAA CCTGGACAGCTTGCTGCAGTGCGGCATCATCTACGCCGACAACCTGGTGGTGGTGGACAAGGAGAGCACGATGAGCGCGGAGGAGGACTACATGGCCGATGCCAAGACGATCGTCAACGTCCAGACCATGTTCAG GCTCTTTCCCAGCCTCAGCATCATCACGGAGCTGACCCACCCCTCCAACATGAGGTTCATGCAGTTCAGAGCGAAGGACAGTTACTCGTTAGCCCTTTCCAAGCTAGAAAAG AAAGAGCGCGAGAACGGCTCCAACCTGGCCTTCATGTTCCGCCTGCCCTTCGCGGCCGGCCGGGTCTTCAGCATCAGCATGCTGGACACGCTGCTCTACCAG TCGTTCGTGAAGGACTACATGATCACCAtcaccaggctgctgctgggccttGATACCACGCCGGGCTCCGGCTACCTCTGCGCG aTGAAGATCACGGAGGACGACCTGTGGATCCGGACGTACGGCCGCCTCTTCCAGaagctctgctcctccagcgCAGAGATTCCCATTGGCATCTACCGCACGGAGTCGCACATGTTCGCCACCTCTGAG CCCCACGACATCAGAACGCAG ATCTCCATCAATGTTGAGGACTGCGAGGACACGAAGGACGTGAAGGAGCACTGGGGCATCAAGACGAGCCACCACAGGAACTCGTGCTCCAGCGACCAGTCCGAGCACCCGCTGCTGCGGCGCAAGAGCATGCAGTGGGCGCGCCGGCTGAGCAGGAAGGGCAACAAGCACTCCAGCAAGACGGCCGAGTGGATCAGCCAGCAGCGGCTCAGCCTGTACCGACGCTCGGAGAGGCAGGAGCTGTCGGAGCTCGTCAAAAACCGCATGAAGCACCTGGGCCTGCCCACCACCGGGTACG AGGATGTAGCAAATTTAACAGCCAGTGATGTGATGAATCGGGTAAACCTGGGATATTTGCAAG ACGAGATGAACGACCACCAGAACACCTTGTCCTACGTCCTGATCAATCCTCCCCCGGACACGCGGCTGGAGCTCAACGACATCGT GTACCTGATCCGCTCGGACCCGCTGGCGCACGTGGCCAACGACGGGCACAGCCgcaagagcagctgcagcaacaaGCTGGGCCCCTGCAACCCCGAGACGCGGGACGAGACCCAGCTCTGA